One genomic window of Pocillopora verrucosa isolate sample1 chromosome 8, ASM3666991v2, whole genome shotgun sequence includes the following:
- the LOC131799327 gene encoding uncharacterized protein, whose amino-acid sequence MADEKYLEFLLLKRSSVFSKGITKSSFSSLSFQKNRKRRRIYKLLIIASVLACNTIERRFWTLARTDQWFQIVETAFTDKEWYDNFRVSKTTFEYIVSQIEDEIGRQDTSMRKAISPRKRTAITLYYMSSTAEYRTIANLFGVSKSFVCLCIKDVCKAITKKLKKDFLSIPKGEDLSEVMKLYKEKWGFPSCAGAIDGTHIPIQAPLENRTDYINRKSYHSIVLQAMVDSKYLFRDVVIGWPGSVHNARVLSNSEIYNRGCNGDLFDPNIKETILGIDIAPVILGDPAYPLLDWLIKAYPENQNTPNWQRHFNYRLSRARMTVEDTFGRWKGRFRRVLKRVDMAVDSTCYLVVASCILHNICELKRDAFLVEWLEDIQNAVEQPDIIPLAIIERQTETDAANIRDALALFFRTPEGRHIGRGGE is encoded by the coding sequence ATGGCGGACGAAAAGTATCTTGAGTTTCTCCTGCTAAAAAGATCTAGCGTCTTTTCGAAAGGAATTACGAAGTCAAGCTTTTCGTCTTTATCTTTCCagaagaacagaaaaagaagaagaatataCAAATTGTTGATAATTGCATCCGTGCTAGCTTGTAATACTATAGAGCGAAGATTCTGGACATTGGCACGCACAGATCAATGGTTTCAGATCGTGGAAACCGCATTCACCGACAAGGAGTGGTACGATAACTTTCGTGTTTCCAAAACAACATTTGAATACATTGTTTCACAGATTGAAGACGAAATTGGTCGTCAGGATACTTCAATGCGTAAAGCCATCTCCCCAAGGAAGAGAACAGCCATAACACTTTATTACATGAGTTCCACAGCGGAATACCGGACAATAGCAAACTTATTTGGGGTATCAAAGTCGTTTGTTTGTCTTTGCATAAAAGATGTTTGCAAAGCAATaacaaaaaagctgaaaaaagatTTCTTGTCAATACCAAAGGGAGAAGATTTGAGTGAAGTCATGAAGCTCTACAAGGAGAAATGGGGATTTCCCTCATGTGCAGGTGCAATAGATGGCACCCACATTCCAATACAAGCTCCTCTGGAAAATCGTACTGATTATATAAATAGGAAATCTTATCACAGTATAGTGCTGCAGGCAATGGTGGACTCAAAGTACTTATTTCGAGATGTGGTCATTGGTTGGCCAGGCAGCGTCCATAACGCAAGAGTGCTTTCTAATTCAGAAATTTATAATCGTGGATGTAACGGAGATCTTTTTGATCCCAATATCAAAGAAACAATACTCGGTATTGATATTGCTCCTGTTATTCTTGGCGACCCTGCTTACCCTCTCTTGGACTGGCTAATAAAAGCTTACCCAGAAAATCAAAACACACCCAACTGGCAGAGGCACTTTAATTATAGGCTTAGCAGAGCACGTATGACTGTAGAGGACACATTTGGTAGATGGAAAGGACGTTTTCGACGAGTTCTTAAGCGCGTTGATATGGCTGTTGACTCCACATGTTACCTTGTGGTTGCTTCATGCATCCTTCATAACATCTGTGAATTAAAGAGGGATGCCTTTTTAGTAGAATGGCTCGAGGATATACAGAATGCTGTTGAACAGCCCGACATCATCCCATTGGCAATTATCGAAAGACAGACTGAAACAGATGCCGCCAACATTCGAGATGCCCTTGCACTATTCTTTAGGACACCAGAGGGCCGACATATTGGAAGGGGTGGTGAATAA
- the LOC131798548 gene encoding eukaryotic translation initiation factor 5B-like, translated as MCRKFTSRFNMAEANSKGKSPKKSRGYSWKEEDVKELIQIMQEETVMFSLDNAKTPKEKRAAYKTVQVQMQKKGINISLDAIINKWKKLRQQYKQYHDKQKRSGTERQKKWKFFDEMDQACGHRDTSSPACLIDSSAPAESTDLDSGTEGNIEDETNVESGDEADNEELSSNSKGSVEGSSGAREERLSGAKKPKLEMEAEAKTDTKKNKVVKKGKMTRFEKSFAVLTESFKTAAEQEMDMLVKLENMRQKEMLVHEIRLKELENERRREERQHELMLVNLLSQNRNPFQRMDFYEGSNPVHSGSESSFYEM; from the exons ATGTGCAGAAAGTTCACTTCACGTTTCAACATGGCGGAAGCAAACTCCAAAGGAAAGTCGCCCAAAAAATCGCGTGGATACTCATGGAAAGAGGAAGATGTAAAGGAATTAATTCAAATAATGCAAGAAGAGACAGTTATGTTTAGTCTGGATAATGCGAAGACGCCAAAGGAGAAAAGGGCCGCTTACAAAACTGTTCAAGTACAGATGCAAAAGAAAG GTATTAATATCAGTTTAGATGCCATCATTAACAAATGGAAAAAGCTGAGACAGCAGTACAAACAATATCACGATAAGCAAAAAAGAAGTGGCACTGAACGTcagaaaaaatggaagttttttGATGAGATGGATCAAGCATGTGGTCACAGGGACACATCTTCGCCTGCATGCCTTATTGATTCAAGTGCACCTGCTGAAAGTACAG ATTTGGATAGCGGAACAGAAGGGAACATTGAGGACGAAACCAACGTCGAATCTGGTGATGAAGCTGACAATGAAGAGTTGAGCTCAAATTCAAAAGGCAGTGTTGAGGGAAGCAGTGGGGCAAGAGAGGAAAGACTAAGTGGGGCAAAAAAACCCAAATTGGAGATGGAAGCGGAAGCAAAAACtgatacgaaaaaaaacaaagttgtcAAGAAAGGCAAAATGACCAGATTTGAGAAATCGTTTGCAGTGTTAACCGAGAGCTTCAAAACTGCCGCTGAACAGGAGATGGACATGCTTGTAAAGCTTGAGAACATGCGCCAAAAAGAAATGTTGGTGCACGAAATACGGCTGAAAGAATTAGAGAATGAGCGTCGCAGGGAGGAGCGACAACATGAGCTGATGTTGGTTAATCTTTTAAGCCAAAATAGAAATCCATTTCAAAGAATGGATTTCTATGAAGGAAGCAACCCTGTCCACAGTGGCAGTGAGAGCAGCTTTTATGAAATGTAA
- the LOC136283003 gene encoding zinc finger protein 862-like → MADEAKGLTLGRTYRNINTCTTFIQYIATSAKDQVADELKRAKFVSVTSDGTTDASIIEQEIAFVRYSSKGEPVTKFAGLRQPVSPDTTGLFQAIMDALEDVGLNKEELEKKLVGFGCDGASIMVGKKGGVSAYLTRLQPNCITVHCFAHQLEPSFKDEVKENRLYDSCIVLLMGLYYLYHNSPKQRQSLKQSFSSLK, encoded by the exons ATGGCAG ATGAGGCAAAAGGACTGACACTGGGTAGAACATACCGCAACATCAACACCTGTACGACATTCATTCAATACATCGCAACATCAGCTAAGGATCAAGTTGCTGACGAACTAAAGAGAGCGAAATTCGTGAGCGTAACTTCGGATGGTACCACAGATGCCAGCATCATTGAGCAAGAAATTGCATTTGTGCGCTATAGTAGCAAAGGCGAACCAGTCACCAAATTTGCAGGTTTAAGGCAGCCTGTCAGCCCGGATACCACTGGTTTATTTCAAGCCATCATGGATGCCCTTGAAGATGTTGGACTAAATAAGGAAGAGTTGGAGAAGAAATTGGTGGGGTTTGGTTGTGATGGAGCTTCTATTATGGTCGGGAAAAAGGGGGGCGTTTCAGCATATTTAACCCGTTTACAGCCTAATTGCATCACCGTGCATTGTTTTGCTCACCAACTGGAGCCTTCATTCAAGgatgaagtaaaagaaaaccgTCTCTACGATAGCTGTATTGTTCTTCTGATGGGCTTGTATTACCTTTACCACAACAGTCCAAAACAGCGCCAAAGTCTGAAGCAATCCTTTTCGAGCCTAAAGTAG